A window of Cryptosporangium minutisporangium contains these coding sequences:
- a CDS encoding NUDIX hydrolase — translation MRGAVLADGWCWMAVMAELPLHDRVGNVSVGLRSAADEPLEPLTARAAVPASLVVVLCVGAVLMIFDSRRRQWELLGGMREPGETPREAAARELDEETGIRGVPLSLAAVAEFDLRRPERRESLAVYLARLEFVPRLRANDEALAFRWWLPSEPVSEDMSPLDAEIARRVVHSSSR, via the coding sequence ATGCGCGGCGCGGTCCTCGCTGACGGTTGGTGTTGGATGGCCGTCATGGCCGAGCTCCCGCTCCACGATCGTGTGGGCAACGTTTCGGTCGGCCTTCGTTCGGCCGCGGACGAGCCGCTGGAGCCGTTGACCGCGCGAGCGGCCGTGCCGGCATCTTTGGTCGTTGTCCTCTGCGTCGGCGCGGTCCTGATGATCTTCGACAGCCGGCGACGGCAGTGGGAGCTGCTCGGCGGCATGCGGGAGCCGGGTGAAACACCCCGGGAAGCCGCCGCCCGGGAGCTGGATGAGGAAACCGGCATCCGAGGAGTGCCGCTGTCACTTGCCGCGGTTGCCGAGTTCGATCTCAGGAGGCCGGAGCGCCGGGAATCGCTGGCGGTGTACTTGGCTCGGCTCGAATTCGTCCCTCGGTTGAGAGCGAACGACGAGGCATTGGCATTTCGCTGGTGGCTGCCGTCCGAGCCGGTCAGTGAGGACATGAGTCCGCTGGACGCAGAGATCGCCAGGCGCGTAGTCCACTCGTCGTCGAGGTGA